In the genome of Merismopedia glauca CCAP 1448/3, the window CTCCTGAAGGGATTGCTGTTTTGGGATTGTTGGGAGCCTTAGCTTTTGTTGCAGTCACTGGCAAAAAGTCCCTCAAACTAACTACAGCTAAAATGGCAGGGGCTAAAGAATTGGGTAATGCCAGACTCAAAGCCAGAAAACAGAGGAAAAACCCCCAGAAAAATAGCTATACCCTGTGGATTGGTTCTCCTACCCCAGATTATCCTCAATCTAGTCTGTGGATACCCGACGCTCAAAGGAGTATTGCTGCTCTGGGCGGACCTGGTTCTGGAAAAACTTTCAGTTCGATTAATCCCTTAATTGAAAGTGCTTTACAGCAAGGGATTCCTGTGGGGATTTACGACAAGAAAGGAGATCAACTTGAGTTATTTGCTCCCTTGGCGGCGCAATATGGTTACGAAGTTGGGATTTTCGCGCCTGGAGAACAGTATTCTATCTGCATCAATCCTTTGGATATCTTACACAGCCCTGAAGATGCGACTGGCGCAAGTGAATTGGCTAAGGTTTTATTGGGTAATTCTAGTAATGACAAGGGAGATTCTTTTTTCACTGATGCAGCCGTGAATGTGCTGAAAGGACTATTCCAGATGGCTAAATCGACTATATATCCTGACTTTGGCATGGTTTACGCCTTATTGTCTTTAAGCAATCTCGTTGGTAGGTTGGAATTAGCGGTTCGAGAAGAGAAAATGAGTCGCTGGATTGGCTCGGCTTTTACTCAGTTAATCTCAACTAAAGACAGCGAGAAGACTGTAGCTAGTATTGTTTCATCTGCCACTGGGATGTTTTCCCAATTCATTGAGCCGGACATTTTGCGCTGTCTTATGGGTGCTTCTACGATGCCTTTAAGGATTGAAGGCAAAAAGATTATCATTTTTAAATTAAATGAAGCTAGACGAAATGCTGTTTCTCCGATTATTGCTGCGGTAATTGACTCGTTTGTCTCGGCTAATTTTGCCCAAGGTAGACAAGATCCATGCGTAATTTCTTTAGATGAATTGCCATCAATGTATTTTGAAAAGCTACCTTACTGGATTAACGAGCTTCGTAGTGCTGGATCTGGTTTTATTTTGGGAGTGCAAAATATGAAGCAGCTTTACGAAAAATACGGCGATAATTTAGGAGCCGCTATCTTCAGCGCTTGCAATACGAAGATGATTTTTAATCCGGGAGAGAAAGAAGCAGCTCAAGAATTTTCGGATTTTTGGGGTCAAACCGAGATTAACCTCAAAAATAAGTCCGTTTCTCACAGTAAAGAGGGTAAATCTACTTCTAAGGGAGAGCAGTTGCAGCAAAAACCCCTAATATCTGTCGATGATATTTTAGGTTTTATGGAAGGACATTGCGTGATTACGAGTTCCGCCTACAATGATGGCAAACGGGCAAATTATCCTTATCAAACCAAGATTCACATTCCCTCCGAGCAAATCGCCAGATTTAAGAAGGCTGAGGGTTTGTGGCAATCAGTCAAGCAGCGTCTGGTGACTCGGAGCCAATTGGCATCTAATCACGATTTAGCTCAACAGCTAGAAGAGCGCATATCTTTAGCTGAATCTTTACTGCCTTTACCTGTATCTAATACTAATGATTTTTAGGGGGGATTTATGGTGCAAAAGTTGCGTCGAGGTCAAGTTAGACCTTCACTTTCGGGACATTATTACTTGAAACTACAAAAGTTTACTGAAAAGCGCTCTTTTAGCAGTATGTCACAGGCATCTGCGTATTTGTTGGCATATGCGTTAGATAGACTGACAAATAAACTGGATTCTGAGGAGAACTCATGACAATTACCGCAAAAAAACCGCAATTAAGACAGCTTAGGCAAGAAAAGAGCGAAGAAATACGGCAAAAAGAAAAGGAACTAAAAGCCGAACGAGAAGCTTTGAAAGCCGATAAACTGCGACAAATCCCGGAATTAAAGCAAAAGTACGCGAAAAAAGAGCGAGAAGCCAAAGGAGAATTGAGAGATGAACTGATGGTACTGTGGCAAAATAGACTCGAAAAAGCCCAAGATATCGCGCAAAAAGTGGCTAATCGCGGGAAACTTGATGGGGCGACTTTATTGGCTGCTAGTGCTGTATTAGGACTGGCTGTAGTGCGTGCGGGGCTAATTTTGGCACGGAAACCTCTCAGTCAAGATGATGATAGGGATATAGATGAACTGATAGAGACAGTAGATAGGGCTGAAGCCGTGGCTGACTCGGTTGAAGCTAGATTAAATCCAGATTTGTTGCCGGAAATCATCAATTCCGTTGAAGCGTTAGAAAATGCCGGAATTCAGGTATATGCTGACGATTCTCAGAGATTGTCAGACGGGTATTCAGGCGATCGCGTATCAGAACTTTTACAACAACTGAATCAAAAGCTAGCAGAGGTAGTAGAAAAGCAGAAGAGCGAAGAATTAGCTGCTCATTTAGCGGCAATAATCCCAGAATACTCCAAAATTCCTAGTCGTAGTCAATTTATCACCCCAGAAGGAAATTACGACGATGGAGAGCTAGCGGTAACTCACAGAAAGGATCAAAGGGGAGAATGGTTTGATGAGGTATCGTTAAAAACGGGTTTTCGGGCTGAAATTCACTCAGGAGGAGATATTAGAGTCATCGATAATTTATCAACTCAACAGTTGCAGAGGTCAATTAACGCTCTTGACGAAGAGATTAGGATAGCTTGGCAACGAGAGACAGAGCAATATGAGTCGAGAAAACGGAGTACTGAGGCGCAAT includes:
- a CDS encoding OmpH family outer membrane protein — protein: MTITAKKPQLRQLRQEKSEEIRQKEKELKAEREALKADKLRQIPELKQKYAKKEREAKGELRDELMVLWQNRLEKAQDIAQKVANRGKLDGATLLAASAVLGLAVVRAGLILARKPLSQDDDRDIDELIETVDRAEAVADSVEARLNPDLLPEIINSVEALENAGIQVYADDSQRLSDGYSGDRVSELLQQLNQKLAEVVEKQKSEELAAHLAAIIPEYSKIPSRSQFITPEGNYDDGELAVTHRKDQRGEWFDEVSLKTGFRAEIHSGGDIRVIDNLSTQQLQRSINALDEEIRIAWQRETEQYESRKRSTEAQFARHLVDYCRRDGKLSHLNFTTATGMTINVKERFDGINLVHYVTFSDPNVGDPFHGKFIVKVHNDDIKLMENTLGDSTLFEQAERLKNCLNRSVSRSQLVV
- a CDS encoding type IV secretory system conjugative DNA transfer family protein yields the protein PEGIAVLGLLGALAFVAVTGKKSLKLTTAKMAGAKELGNARLKARKQRKNPQKNSYTLWIGSPTPDYPQSSLWIPDAQRSIAALGGPGSGKTFSSINPLIESALQQGIPVGIYDKKGDQLELFAPLAAQYGYEVGIFAPGEQYSICINPLDILHSPEDATGASELAKVLLGNSSNDKGDSFFTDAAVNVLKGLFQMAKSTIYPDFGMVYALLSLSNLVGRLELAVREEKMSRWIGSAFTQLISTKDSEKTVASIVSSATGMFSQFIEPDILRCLMGASTMPLRIEGKKIIIFKLNEARRNAVSPIIAAVIDSFVSANFAQGRQDPCVISLDELPSMYFEKLPYWINELRSAGSGFILGVQNMKQLYEKYGDNLGAAIFSACNTKMIFNPGEKEAAQEFSDFWGQTEINLKNKSVSHSKEGKSTSKGEQLQQKPLISVDDILGFMEGHCVITSSAYNDGKRANYPYQTKIHIPSEQIARFKKAEGLWQSVKQRLVTRSQLASNHDLAQQLEERISLAESLLPLPVSNTNDF